The following proteins are encoded in a genomic region of Desulfosporosinus youngiae DSM 17734:
- a CDS encoding indolepyruvate oxidoreductase subunit beta, translating to MSKIMNVLLVGVGGQGTILASKILTHVALAQGYEVKMSEIHGMAQRGGSVVTQVRIGKDVYSPVIEPGEADFIVAFEQLEAYRWAHYLKKDGVLIVNNQKIAPLPVLIGAATYPETILADLKDRVERFIELDGLKLAHEAGNSKATNVVLMGVLSKYMEFPEDSWQNALAAKIPAKLLDLNQRAFASGVAEVK from the coding sequence ATGTCTAAAATAATGAATGTCCTACTGGTGGGAGTTGGTGGTCAGGGAACAATTTTGGCTTCGAAAATTCTGACCCATGTTGCTCTGGCCCAAGGCTACGAAGTGAAAATGTCAGAAATTCATGGCATGGCTCAGCGAGGCGGATCAGTGGTAACTCAAGTTCGTATAGGAAAAGACGTTTACTCACCTGTCATTGAACCGGGGGAAGCAGATTTTATTGTTGCTTTCGAACAGTTGGAAGCCTACCGGTGGGCACACTACTTGAAAAAAGACGGGGTTTTAATCGTTAACAATCAAAAGATTGCACCCTTACCCGTACTCATCGGAGCCGCAACCTATCCTGAGACTATCCTGGCCGACCTGAAGGACCGAGTTGAGCGCTTTATCGAATTAGACGGCTTAAAGTTAGCTCACGAGGCCGGAAATTCTAAAGCCACCAATGTAGTGCTGATGGGGGTTCTCTCTAAGTATATGGAATTCCCTGAGGATTCCTGGCAAAACGCTCTTGCCGCGAAGATTCCGGCCAAACTGCTGGACTTAAATCAAAGAGCCTTTGCTTCCGGAGTTGCTGAGGTCAAGTAA